One stretch of Gopherus flavomarginatus isolate rGopFla2 chromosome 2, rGopFla2.mat.asm, whole genome shotgun sequence DNA includes these proteins:
- the GAREM1 gene encoding GRB2-associated and regulator of MAPK protein 1 isoform X3, with translation MGQAEILYAKTSKEKSRLNTIFKKIGKLNSISKLGRGKMPCLICMNHRTNESISLPFQCKGRFSTRSPLELQMQEGEHTIRNIVEKTRLPVNVTVPSPTPRNPYDLHFIREGHRYKFVNIQTKTVVVCCVLRGNKVIPMHFPLHLTLPKFSLPESLVKGELWHETMVQHWFNICQEQFDIDEYSRAVRDVKTDWNEDCKSPKKSRCTGHNHMPNSLSYARDELTQSFHRLSVCVYGNNLHGNSEVNLHGCRDLCSEWALFSHDALQYQDTGDSSSDYLFPEVSEESMFLPAKPELPYEELWLDQESGKPHNQPLTRSLSEKNKCDNYRSSFRSKGGTASLPIPGTLAAATKPSDVSLPPPPPVPPKSEAVREECRLLNAPPVPPRSSKPLSTSPSIPPRTIKPARQQTRSPSPTLSYYSSGLHNISITEGDKTNPPESAPVSCYPCNMMETESKKPDSKLPFGSPSAEALPSRLSWPNHFSGAAEGLNRNDFLLDPSRSYSYPRQKTPGTPKRNCPASFTFDFDGCELPAVYTQLTTTEFSNTICSCPKSASYSLECTDEKNLAVSNAKQSHSCPALPPRAPKLNDEKPVLDTCPLPLKIDGAEEESQTGSPDLSEDQYPVKKGMQNVFSVSYPFSSPLHLQLAPRSCGDGSPWQPPTDLSGLSIEEVSKSLRFIGLSEDVISFFVTEKIDGNLLVQLTEEILSEDFKLSKLQVKKILQFINGWRPKM, from the exons ATGGGACAAGCGGAAATCCTTTACGCAAAAACGTCCAAGGAAAAGTCACGACTCAACACTATCTTCAAGAAAATTGGGAAGCTTAATTCCATCAGCAAGCTAGGCAGAGGCAAAATGCCGTGTCTCATCTGCATGAACCATAGGACCAATGAAAGCATTAGCCTTCCTTTCCAGTGCAAGGGCAGATTTAGCACCCGCAGTCCACTGGAGCTACAAATGCAAGAAGGTGAGCACACAATTCGCAATATAGTAGAAAAAACAAGGTTGCCTGTTAATGTAACTGTGCCAAGCCCCACACCAAGAAACCCTTATGACCTGCATTTTATCCGTGAAGGGCATAGATACAAGTTTGTCAATATTCAAACCAAGACTGTGGTGGTTTGTTGTGTGCTGCGTGGTAACAAAGTTATTCCAATGCATTTTCCCTTGCACTTGACTCTTCCAAAGTTTAGCCTCCCAGAGAGCCTTGTAAAGGGTGAGCTGTGGCATGAAACCATGGTCCAGCACTGGTTTAATATCTGCCAGGAACAGTTTGACATAGATGAATATTCCCGGGCTGTGCGAGATGTGAAAACTGACTGGAATGAAGATTGTAAGAGCCCTAAGAAAAGTCGATGCACTGGGCACAATCATATGCCCAATTCTCTCAGCTATGCCCGGGATGAACTAACACAGTCCTTTCACCGGCTCTCAGTTTGCGTTTATGGAAACAACTTGCATGGAAACAGTGAAGTGAACCTTCATGGGTGCAGAGATTTGTGTAGCGAGTGGGCCCTGTTTTCTCATGATGCTCTTCAGTACCAGGACACTGGTGACAGTAGCAGTGACTACCTTTTTCCTGAAGTTAGTGAAGAATCCATGTTTCTACCTGCGAAACCAGAACTCCCTTATGAAGAACTATGGCTGGACCAAGAATCTGGGAAGCCCCACAATCAGCCTCTTACGCGCTCACTAAGTGAAAAAAACAAATGTGATAATTACAGAAGTTCTTTCCGGTCAAAGGGTGGTACTGCATCTCTTCCTATACCTGGAACTCTAGCAGCAGCAACGAAACCTTCAGATGTTTCCCTACCTCCACCACCTCCGGTGCCTCCAAAATCAGAAGCT GTAAGAGAGGAATGCAGGCTCCTCAATGCTCCGCCTGTTCCACCACGAAGTTCAAAGCCCTTGTCCACCAGTCCTTCCATTCCTCCTCGCACAATCAAACCAGCACGGCAACAGACTCGTTCTCCTAGCCCTACGCTGTCTTACTATTCTTCAGGATTGCACAACAT cagCATCACAGAAGGTGACAAGACAAATCCACCAGAGAGTGCCCCTGTTTCTTGCTACCCTTGCAACATGATGGAAACCGAATCAAAAAAGCCTGACAGCAAGCTGCCTTTTGGAAGCCCCTCAGCTGAAGCTCTGCCTTCTAGGTTGTCCTGGCCAAACCATTTTTCTGGAGCTGCCGAAGGCTTAAACAGGAACGATTTTCTGCTGGATCCAAGCAGGAGTTATAGTTATCCAAGACAGAAGACTCCAGGCACACCAAAGAGAAACTGTCCAGCCTCTTTTACTTTTGACTTTGATGGATGTGAACTCCCTGCTGTGTACACACAGTTGACCACAACAGAGTTCAGCAACACCATTTGCAGTTGTCCAAAGTCAGCAAGCTACTCTTTAGAATGCACTGATGAGAAAAATCTGGCAGTCAGCAATGCAAAGCAGAGTCATTCGTGCCCTGCCTTACCTCCTCGTGCGCCAAAATTGAACGATGAGAAGCCAGTTCTAGACACTTGTCCTCTGCCTCTGAAAATAGACGGTGCAGAGGAAGAATCTCAGACTGGTTCACCAGACCTCTCAGAAGATCAATATCCTGTTAAAAAGGGCATGCAGAACGTTTTCTCTGTTTCTTACCCATTTTCATCTCCCCTTCACCTTCAGTTAGCACCAAGGTCTTGTGGCGATGGCTCTCCTTGGCAACCACCTACAGACCTTTCTGGGCTCTCAATAGAGGAAGTATCTAAATCTCTGAGATTTATTGGTTTATCAGAAGATGTCATATCATTCTTTGTTACAGAGAAGATTGATGGCAATTTACTCGTTCAGCTTACAGAAGAGATCCTTTCTGAGGACTTTAAGCTAAGCAAATTGCAGGTTAAGAAAATACTGCAGTTCATTAATGGCTGGCGGCCGAAGATGTAG